A single window of Psychromonas ingrahamii 37 DNA harbors:
- a CDS encoding DUF2062 domain-containing protein: MPKKFLKRFTPKPETLKAHPHLRHFGEMLHNPNLWHLNRRSAAGAVAVGLFCAWIPIPFQMFLAAAIAIIFTVNLPLSVALVWLSNPLTMGPLFYGAYRLGAYIMHLPVQHFNFELSYSWLCATFETIAPPLFLGALLLGSISAFLGYFLFRAFWRFTVTKKWQRRNKK; this comes from the coding sequence ATGCCAAAAAAATTTCTTAAACGTTTTACTCCAAAACCTGAAACGTTAAAAGCACATCCTCACCTTAGGCATTTTGGCGAAATGCTGCATAATCCCAATCTATGGCACTTAAACCGCCGCAGTGCAGCAGGTGCAGTGGCTGTTGGTCTCTTTTGTGCCTGGATACCCATTCCTTTCCAGATGTTCTTAGCCGCTGCTATCGCCATTATATTTACGGTTAACCTGCCTTTATCCGTTGCCTTAGTTTGGCTTTCAAACCCGCTGACGATGGGGCCGTTATTTTATGGCGCTTACCGTTTAGGGGCTTATATCATGCATCTGCCTGTGCAGCATTTTAACTTTGAATTATCTTATAGCTGGTTATGTGCAACTTTTGAAACCATCGCCCCACCACTGTTTCTAGGTGCACTGCTCCTTGGCAGTATAAGTGCCTTTTTGGGGTATTTCCTATTTCGTGCTTTTTGGCGTTTTACTGTTACCAAAAAATGGCAACGCAGAAATAAAAAATAA